A region of Leptospirales bacterium DNA encodes the following proteins:
- a CDS encoding suppressor of fused domain protein, with protein sequence MSTTPTLRNKQVAKWLSAVFDGKGKPQVHLFGDEKKESSVFILTCQDTPQKGVNTYATVSLSDTILTHDGKELGLRGEIIAVCSAKTKGMDNAVASAAFYVMNSGYELFPGAIFPEALVVSGTSKHLKHFLFAVPFLWDKIEPLYVESVRVAPLLAVPISDNEMAFAVEKGPQELERLLESSQVDIYDISRPCAVTK encoded by the coding sequence ATGAGCACAACTCCAACGTTACGAAACAAGCAAGTTGCAAAGTGGCTTTCCGCAGTCTTCGACGGGAAAGGGAAGCCACAGGTGCATCTATTCGGTGATGAAAAGAAGGAAAGTTCAGTCTTCATACTCACATGTCAAGACACCCCGCAGAAGGGAGTGAACACCTATGCAACAGTCAGCCTGTCAGACACGATACTTACGCACGATGGAAAGGAGCTGGGTTTGCGGGGGGAGATTATCGCGGTGTGCAGCGCGAAGACAAAAGGCATGGACAACGCGGTTGCTTCTGCGGCGTTCTACGTGATGAATTCTGGATATGAACTTTTTCCGGGCGCGATTTTTCCAGAAGCTCTCGTTGTTTCCGGCACATCGAAGCACTTGAAGCATTTTCTTTTCGCGGTGCCGTTTTTATGGGATAAGATCGAACCCCTCTATGTAGAATCGGTGCGCGTGGCCCCACTACTGGCAGTACCAATTTCCGATAATGAGATGGCTTTTGCTGTAGAGAAAGGTCCGCAGGAATTGGAGCGCCTTCTGGAAAGTTCGCAGGTTGACATCTATGATATTAGCAGGCCTTGCGCCGTTACAAAGTAA
- a CDS encoding HNH/ENDO VII family nuclease: protein MNRMMRTTLMGRMKLEGNTEAQINAMYGAGSSQARAYQDFIRGPELAPYMVQAIEYDLRRTTERYIANSAGIGAVGFRSDATDMAQAHALRQVTERWGAGAMEVLENFKRNRAEDYASLLHGLDRGESFNSASFLTSAELELYDDVLNPLRSMGRKATLAGFFLNYKDPPNISSEALGRVMVGLIWNHVVSAPVERFVQSRREAARHTVEEYYRREFGASANDMEAIGYWGGAPIGEQQSAHLGQAAYYSALTLASLVGAEQIVAARVAGLASRTFRVAARAGGAIGRLGARTVAFGRELRAGFNFSGAVGDAMTDFYAATRRGGAGFSAADVAGLGRRGPQAAVLAESNALKNLYSRPGNYRAGVRDTVWENAIESSTGRVRDPMTGRFMSETQPWDMGHKPGYEFRKFVESARQRGLTRQQFLDEYNRTSHYRPELPASNRSHYLEDFSDTFFLD, encoded by the coding sequence ATGAACCGCATGATGCGGACCACGCTGATGGGCCGCATGAAGCTGGAGGGTAACACCGAGGCGCAGATCAATGCGATGTATGGAGCGGGCAGTTCGCAGGCCAGGGCTTATCAAGATTTTATTAGAGGCCCGGAACTGGCGCCCTATATGGTACAGGCAATTGAGTACGATCTGCGCAGAACCACAGAGCGCTACATTGCGAATAGCGCCGGCATTGGCGCGGTCGGCTTCCGAAGCGATGCGACGGATATGGCACAGGCCCATGCACTGCGCCAGGTTACTGAACGCTGGGGCGCCGGCGCGATGGAGGTGCTTGAGAACTTTAAAAGAAACCGTGCGGAAGACTACGCCTCTCTGCTTCATGGTTTGGATCGCGGGGAATCATTCAACAGCGCCTCTTTCCTGACATCCGCTGAACTGGAGCTTTATGACGATGTCCTGAATCCATTGCGCAGCATGGGACGGAAAGCTACGCTGGCCGGCTTTTTTCTGAACTACAAGGATCCTCCGAATATCAGCAGCGAGGCGCTGGGTCGAGTGATGGTCGGATTGATATGGAACCACGTAGTTTCGGCTCCGGTGGAGCGCTTTGTTCAGTCGCGGAGGGAGGCGGCCCGGCATACCGTAGAGGAATACTACCGTCGTGAATTCGGGGCATCAGCGAATGATATGGAGGCAATTGGCTACTGGGGCGGCGCACCGATAGGAGAACAACAGTCGGCTCATCTGGGCCAGGCTGCCTACTATTCCGCCCTAACACTTGCAAGTCTTGTAGGGGCGGAGCAAATTGTTGCTGCGCGGGTAGCGGGTCTGGCTTCGCGGACATTTCGCGTGGCTGCCCGCGCGGGGGGTGCGATCGGCCGATTGGGAGCGCGCACAGTCGCATTCGGGAGGGAGCTTCGAGCCGGATTCAATTTCAGCGGCGCAGTCGGCGATGCAATGACCGACTTCTACGCAGCCACAAGGAGAGGAGGCGCTGGCTTTAGTGCTGCGGATGTTGCCGGGCTGGGAAGGAGGGGCCCCCAGGCTGCGGTGTTGGCTGAGAGTAACGCTCTCAAGAACCTATATTCACGGCCTGGAAATTATCGCGCGGGTGTGCGCGACACGGTTTGGGAGAACGCAATCGAATCCAGCACCGGCCGCGTTCGAGATCCAATGACCGGAAGGTTCATGTCGGAAACGCAGCCATGGGATATGGGCCACAAGCCAGGTTACGAGTTTAGAAAATTTGTTGAGAGCGCGCGACAGAGAGGCTTGACGAGGCAGCAATTTCTAGATGAATACAATCGAACCAGTCATTATAGGCCGGAATTACCGGCCTCAAATCGTTCACACTATCTCGAAGATTTTTCCGACACCTTCTTTTTAGATTAG